One genomic window of Haloferax mediterranei ATCC 33500 includes the following:
- a CDS encoding CopG family ribbon-helix-helix protein — MTVVSVSMPEELLERIDSFAGEHGYTGRSEVVREAARNLLGEFEDKKLEDRDLMAVVTVIFDYETTAVEERMMGLRHEYEGLVKSNFHNHVGNHYCMELFVLEGQLSDISTFVGKIRATRDTLSVDYSVMPVDEFTGIVEE; from the coding sequence ATGACCGTTGTCAGCGTCTCCATGCCGGAAGAACTTCTGGAGCGCATCGATTCGTTCGCCGGAGAACACGGCTACACCGGACGAAGTGAGGTCGTCAGAGAGGCAGCACGAAATCTTCTTGGAGAGTTCGAAGACAAGAAACTCGAAGACCGCGACCTGATGGCAGTCGTCACGGTCATCTTCGACTACGAGACGACGGCCGTCGAGGAGCGAATGATGGGTCTTCGACACGAGTACGAAGGACTTGTTAAATCGAACTTCCACAACCACGTTGGCAACCACTACTGCATGGAACTGTTCGTCCTCGAAGGACAGCTCTCGGATATCTCGACGTTCGTCGGAAAAATTCGGGCGACCCGAGACACCCTGAGCGTCGATTACTCCGTGATGCCCGTCGACGAGTTCACGGGTATCGTCGAAGAGTAA
- a CDS encoding winged helix-turn-helix domain-containing protein: MATTSEPGLSETRIHEVLSNDRRRMAIEFLQDGDLTLRELSERIAEAETGESPPPRNIRQSAYVSLQQTHIPKLVELGIVDYDDESKIVTLAEAGDVTVYMEVVPEGELSWSEYYAALAALGLVLMIAVVVEVPIISAVGAPVLASLVFAVLGGSAVYQRWSQEN, translated from the coding sequence ATGGCGACAACATCCGAACCCGGACTCTCCGAAACTCGAATCCACGAGGTACTGAGTAACGACCGCCGTCGGATGGCAATCGAATTCCTCCAAGACGGAGACCTGACGCTTCGCGAACTCTCAGAACGGATTGCGGAGGCCGAAACAGGAGAGTCACCTCCGCCTCGAAACATCCGACAGAGTGCGTACGTTTCGCTCCAACAGACACACATCCCGAAGCTTGTCGAGTTGGGAATCGTCGACTACGACGACGAGTCGAAAATCGTTACGCTGGCTGAGGCTGGCGATGTGACGGTCTATATGGAGGTCGTCCCCGAAGGCGAACTGTCGTGGAGCGAGTACTACGCCGCGCTCGCCGCGCTTGGTCTCGTCCTTATGATTGCAGTCGTCGTCGAGGTCCCGATTATCTCGGCAGTCGGTGCACCGGTACTCGCCTCGCTGGTCTTTGCCGTTCTCGGTGGCTCTGCGGTCTACCAGCGGTGGTCACAGGAGAACTAA
- a CDS encoding C-terminal binding protein has product MSYHVVLSDFHMVDPAHQRRVLGDVAEVTVAELGSEAALVEACRDVDADAVVTDINTPVTADSLAELDLQVVARAAVGFDNIDVDAAAEHGVVVTNVPAYCTDEVATHSVALLLSCIRATPSYDRAVRAGDWPATPGRDLHRMMGRTLGFLSFGAIAQRTAELCSGFGLDFVAYDPYVGDDVLDEYGVERVSLDELYDRADYLSVNAPATPETRGMVDSDAFDALSDDAIVVNTGRGEVIDEDALVDALREGDIAAAGLDVFEKEPLAADSPLRELENAVLSPHAAWCSVEAKAEVNEQTASDIKRVFAGEEPTAKVEPEWD; this is encoded by the coding sequence ATGAGTTATCACGTCGTGCTCAGTGACTTTCATATGGTAGACCCAGCGCACCAGCGTCGGGTCCTCGGCGACGTTGCCGAGGTAACCGTCGCCGAGCTCGGGTCGGAAGCTGCACTGGTCGAAGCGTGCCGTGACGTCGATGCAGACGCCGTCGTCACTGACATCAACACGCCAGTCACCGCCGATTCGCTCGCCGAACTCGACCTGCAGGTCGTCGCTCGTGCGGCCGTCGGCTTCGACAACATCGACGTGGACGCGGCCGCAGAGCACGGCGTCGTCGTCACCAACGTCCCCGCCTACTGTACCGACGAGGTCGCAACCCACAGCGTCGCTCTTCTGTTGTCGTGCATTCGTGCGACGCCTTCGTACGACCGCGCGGTTCGCGCCGGCGACTGGCCCGCGACGCCCGGGCGCGACCTCCATCGCATGATGGGCCGGACGCTCGGATTTCTCTCGTTCGGAGCCATCGCCCAGCGAACCGCAGAACTGTGTTCGGGATTCGGCCTCGACTTCGTCGCCTACGACCCGTACGTCGGCGACGACGTTCTCGACGAGTACGGCGTCGAGCGCGTCTCGCTCGACGAACTCTACGACCGGGCCGACTATCTCTCGGTCAATGCTCCGGCGACACCGGAGACGCGCGGCATGGTCGATTCGGACGCCTTCGATGCGCTCTCCGACGACGCTATCGTCGTGAACACCGGACGCGGCGAGGTCATCGACGAGGACGCGCTCGTGGATGCCCTCCGCGAGGGTGACATTGCGGCGGCCGGACTCGATGTCTTCGAGAAAGAACCGCTCGCTGCGGACTCGCCACTACGCGAACTGGAAAACGCCGTTCTCTCGCCTCACGCCGCGTGGTGTTCGGTCGAAGCCAAAGCCGAGGTGAACGAACAGACCGCCTCGGACATCAAGCGCGTTTTCGCGGGCGAAGAACCGACTGCGAAGGTCGAACCGGAGTGGGACTGA
- a CDS encoding DUF6663 family protein: MEVTTVGRFRVYRSPRKRDELLLLELPGEPVDWADPTVAVDVDDAFSPTYVPRTGYDGDLAETVSSLESGNEVEATVMWEDGDPRFADVSLVDRTRFRFIGAATDLFEAARETWRATADGEAIGSRVTYGTDGDPNAVLYAFAKQPGARDLFDEFSDGVLPLDPLLDRLGSEASTESPDADGSETPEIPDAPREVFVLRPLDAEFILVAIAFDRNGLFAETMRETYC, encoded by the coding sequence ATGGAGGTTACGACGGTCGGTCGATTCAGGGTCTACCGAAGCCCGCGCAAGCGAGATGAACTCCTCTTGCTCGAACTCCCCGGAGAACCCGTCGACTGGGCCGACCCGACCGTCGCAGTCGACGTTGACGATGCGTTTTCTCCGACCTACGTACCACGGACCGGGTACGACGGCGACCTCGCAGAGACCGTCTCGTCGCTCGAATCCGGAAACGAGGTCGAAGCGACCGTAATGTGGGAAGACGGCGACCCGCGATTCGCCGATGTGTCGCTCGTCGACCGAACGCGGTTCCGCTTTATCGGGGCCGCAACGGACCTGTTCGAGGCCGCCCGAGAGACGTGGCGAGCGACCGCCGACGGTGAGGCGATTGGCTCTCGCGTCACGTACGGCACCGACGGCGACCCGAACGCAGTCCTCTACGCCTTTGCCAAACAACCGGGCGCTCGCGACCTGTTCGACGAGTTCAGCGATGGCGTCCTCCCGCTCGACCCGCTTCTCGACCGACTCGGCAGTGAAGCTAGCACCGAGTCCCCGGACGCCGACGGCTCGGAAACGCCCGAGATACCCGACGCACCCCGTGAGGTGTTCGTCTTACGCCCGCTGGATGCGGAGTTCATCCTCGTCGCCATCGCGTTCGACAGAAACGGGTTGTTCGCCGAAACGATGCGCGAGACCTACTGCTGA
- the arcD gene encoding arginine/ornithine antiporter ArcD, with the protein MGTLSFEPLTFDDIPEDERPSLQQAVVPVLGMLVFLSVGVIWLGLDPQLPLLWGIIFTGLVGRYWLGLSWSRLSEGIRDGINMGMSALLILLVVYMLISTWTAAGTIPALIYYGLDLLSPEVFLPVATLLSAIVTFAIGSSWTTAATLGVAFIGIGSGLGMPDAMTAGAVLTGAYTGDKVSPFSDTTNLAAAVTNTDLMTHVRTMRVGTSIALVISLVAYTALGLTASGNIPVGRIAQIQTAIDSTYTVTPLVFAPLVVTFVLALRGYPALPSIIAGVVVGTLTQLFVQGPVTIDTFVNTWNVAFAGTSPSTGVETVDSLLESGGLLGSSWTMTVILASLSLGGILERTGCIAVIAHNLRRILTSVTSLTIGTATSSLAMNAIAADQYMSLVVPGMSLRGLYDEFDLESRNLSRAIESAGTTTSALIPWGTGGAYMADVLGVPTLQYAPYYFLGFLSPLILVLMGITGWRISEQGSDTQAGLRGAVASFADDDD; encoded by the coding sequence ATGGGGACATTATCGTTCGAACCGCTGACATTCGATGACATACCAGAGGACGAACGGCCCTCTCTTCAGCAGGCGGTCGTTCCCGTTCTCGGGATGCTCGTCTTCTTGAGTGTCGGGGTCATTTGGCTTGGCCTTGACCCGCAACTGCCGCTTCTGTGGGGTATCATATTCACCGGGCTGGTGGGCCGGTACTGGTTGGGACTGTCGTGGTCTCGGCTCTCGGAGGGAATCCGTGACGGCATCAACATGGGGATGTCTGCACTGCTCATTCTCCTCGTCGTCTACATGCTCATCTCGACGTGGACCGCGGCGGGGACGATTCCCGCGCTCATCTACTACGGGCTCGACCTCCTCTCGCCGGAGGTGTTCTTGCCCGTTGCGACGTTGCTTTCGGCAATCGTCACCTTCGCCATCGGGTCGTCGTGGACCACCGCGGCGACGCTCGGTGTGGCCTTCATCGGTATCGGTTCGGGTCTCGGAATGCCCGATGCGATGACCGCCGGTGCCGTCCTGACGGGTGCGTACACCGGCGACAAGGTTTCGCCGTTTTCGGACACGACGAACCTCGCCGCCGCCGTCACGAACACGGACCTGATGACCCACGTTCGGACGATGCGCGTCGGGACGAGCATCGCGCTCGTCATCTCGCTCGTGGCGTACACCGCACTCGGACTCACGGCCAGCGGGAACATCCCAGTTGGACGTATCGCGCAGATTCAGACGGCCATCGACAGCACCTACACCGTGACGCCGCTGGTGTTCGCTCCGCTCGTCGTCACGTTCGTGCTCGCGCTCCGTGGCTACCCCGCGCTTCCGTCCATCATCGCGGGTGTCGTCGTCGGGACGCTCACTCAACTATTCGTTCAGGGTCCTGTCACCATCGATACCTTCGTCAACACGTGGAACGTCGCCTTCGCGGGCACGTCGCCGTCGACAGGCGTCGAAACGGTCGATTCGTTGCTCGAATCCGGCGGGTTGCTCGGGTCGTCGTGGACGATGACCGTCATCCTCGCGTCGCTGTCACTCGGCGGCATCCTCGAACGGACCGGCTGTATCGCCGTCATCGCCCACAACCTGCGGCGGATTCTTACCTCGGTTACGTCTCTGACCATCGGGACGGCCACCTCGTCGCTGGCGATGAACGCCATCGCGGCCGACCAGTACATGAGCCTCGTCGTTCCCGGAATGAGCCTCCGCGGCCTGTACGACGAGTTCGACCTCGAAAGCAGAAACCTCTCTCGGGCCATCGAATCCGCCGGGACGACGACGAGCGCCCTCATCCCGTGGGGGACCGGCGGCGCGTACATGGCCGACGTGCTCGGCGTTCCGACGCTCCAGTACGCCCCCTACTACTTCCTCGGGTTCCTGTCGCCGCTCATCCTCGTGCTGATGGGAATCACCGGGTGGCGCATCAGTGAACAAGGTTCCGACACACAGGCCGGACTTCGCGGTGCGGTTGCGTCGTTCGCTGACGACGACGACTGA
- the kdgK1 gene encoding bifunctional 2-dehydro-3-deoxygluconokinase/2-dehydro-3-deoxygalactonokinase, whose product MTALVTFGETMLRLSPPRGERLETAREFEVQAGGAESNVAVAAARLGRDAAWFSKLPDSPLGRRVVGELRSHGVDTEGVVWDDDHRQGLYYLEHGVAPRPTNVIYDRADAAVTTLETNEVDLDAVRDAAVCYTSGITPALSETLRATTADVLAAAQSAGTTTAFDLNYRAKLWSPEEAAEAYRDLFDSIDVLFAAQRDAENVLGRDGDAESIARGLAADYDFETVVVTRGATGSLALSDGDVYEQGVYEAETHDAIGTGDAFVGGYLAKYLAGGDVAESLQWASATASLKRTLEGDIAVVTPEDIERVVSEEGEGISR is encoded by the coding sequence ATGACAGCACTCGTGACCTTCGGCGAGACGATGCTTCGCCTGTCGCCGCCGCGTGGCGAGCGACTCGAAACCGCCCGCGAATTCGAAGTACAGGCTGGCGGGGCGGAGAGCAATGTCGCCGTCGCCGCGGCCCGCCTCGGCCGCGATGCCGCATGGTTCTCAAAGCTCCCCGACTCGCCGCTCGGTCGGCGCGTCGTCGGCGAACTCCGAAGTCACGGCGTCGATACGGAGGGAGTCGTCTGGGATGACGACCACCGGCAGGGCCTCTACTACCTCGAACACGGCGTCGCGCCCCGCCCGACCAACGTCATCTACGACCGCGCCGACGCCGCCGTGACGACGCTGGAGACGAACGAAGTCGACCTCGACGCCGTCCGCGACGCAGCGGTGTGCTACACCAGCGGAATCACGCCTGCACTCTCCGAGACGCTCCGGGCGACCACGGCAGACGTGCTCGCAGCGGCCCAATCGGCCGGCACAACGACCGCCTTCGACCTGAACTATCGGGCAAAACTCTGGTCGCCCGAAGAGGCCGCAGAAGCGTACCGCGACCTGTTCGACTCGATTGACGTGCTCTTCGCCGCACAGCGAGACGCCGAGAACGTCCTCGGACGCGACGGCGACGCCGAATCTATCGCCCGCGGACTCGCCGCGGACTACGACTTCGAAACGGTCGTCGTCACTCGCGGCGCGACAGGGTCGCTTGCTCTCTCGGACGGCGACGTGTACGAACAAGGCGTCTACGAGGCAGAAACCCACGACGCTATCGGAACCGGAGATGCCTTCGTCGGCGGCTATCTCGCGAAGTATCTCGCCGGAGGCGACGTCGCCGAATCGCTTCAGTGGGCGTCCGCGACAGCGTCGCTCAAACGGACCCTCGAAGGCGATATCGCCGTCGTCACTCCCGAAGACATCGAACGAGTCGTCAGCGAGGAGGGTGAGGGAATCTCGCGGTGA
- the mutL gene encoding DNA mismatch repair endonuclease MutL, producing the protein MTEIYQLDEKTIQRIAAGEVVERPASVVKELFENSLDADATRVSVAVDSGGVEGVRIRDDGVGMSEEDLELAVREHTTSKIGDIEDLEAGIGTLGFRGEALHTIGAVSRMTIRSKPRGGDVGTELRYEGGEVEEVRPAGCPEGTVVEVEDLFYNTPARRKFLKTTATEFDHVNTVVTHYALANPDVAVSLEHDDREVFATEGRDDLQSTVLSVYGREVAESMVSVEHDAPGISVSGLVSHPETTRSTRDYLSTFVNDRYVTDRVLREAVLDAYGGQLDADRYPFAVLFVEVAPDAVDVNVHPRKMEVRWDEEPEVKREVTDAVEDALLNHGLVRSSAPRGRSKADEAAIEPGEPDEADAGTVVESADPHEVHGPADDQGDTERPTARDVQSAREGREERKTREAGKTSSEQSESDTTDSPEPESSTRETTTSATQPSQTSPPPTPPRKYDLAPGPEATEQSSLDTGPAESSASATDSTPATEPSPSTGESESSPPTESTPSQSPSGRISAPTTQRDLSGGEANLTPEFESLPSMRILGQLLDTYIVAETSEGLVLVDQHAADERVNYERLKNEVEGDTPTQALAEPVELELTAREAALFEEYREALAQVGFHAGRTGERTVSVRTVPAVFDAALDPGLLRDALTAFVREEADGGQKTVDAVADELLADLACYPSITGNTSLREGSVLDLLSALDDCENPYACPHGRPVVIEFDRDEIESRFERDYPGHGGRRAEE; encoded by the coding sequence ATGACGGAGATTTACCAACTCGACGAGAAGACCATCCAGCGAATTGCCGCCGGTGAGGTCGTCGAACGTCCCGCTTCGGTCGTCAAAGAACTGTTCGAAAACAGCCTCGACGCGGATGCAACGCGGGTCTCCGTCGCGGTCGATTCCGGCGGTGTCGAGGGCGTTCGCATCCGCGACGACGGCGTCGGCATGAGCGAGGAGGACCTCGAACTCGCCGTCCGCGAGCACACGACGAGCAAAATCGGCGACATCGAGGACCTCGAAGCGGGTATCGGAACCCTTGGTTTCCGCGGCGAGGCGCTCCACACTATCGGTGCCGTCTCGCGAATGACTATTCGGTCGAAGCCCCGCGGCGGCGACGTGGGTACCGAACTCCGGTACGAAGGCGGCGAAGTCGAGGAGGTTCGGCCCGCTGGCTGTCCAGAGGGAACCGTCGTGGAGGTCGAAGACTTGTTCTACAACACCCCCGCGCGGCGGAAGTTCCTCAAGACGACGGCGACCGAATTCGACCACGTGAATACTGTGGTCACCCACTACGCCCTCGCAAACCCGGACGTGGCCGTCTCGCTGGAACACGACGACCGAGAGGTGTTCGCCACCGAGGGCCGAGACGACCTCCAATCGACCGTCCTCTCCGTGTACGGCCGCGAAGTCGCGGAGTCGATGGTTTCCGTCGAGCACGACGCGCCCGGTATCTCGGTCTCCGGTCTCGTGAGTCATCCCGAAACGACACGCAGTACCCGCGACTACCTCTCGACGTTCGTCAACGACCGCTACGTCACGGACCGAGTGCTCCGGGAAGCCGTCCTCGACGCCTACGGCGGGCAACTCGACGCCGACCGCTACCCGTTTGCGGTGCTCTTCGTCGAGGTCGCACCCGACGCCGTGGACGTGAACGTCCACCCGCGCAAGATGGAAGTTCGGTGGGACGAAGAACCAGAGGTCAAACGCGAAGTGACCGACGCGGTCGAAGACGCCCTGTTGAATCACGGACTCGTCCGCTCGTCGGCCCCGCGGGGTCGCTCGAAGGCCGACGAGGCGGCTATCGAACCCGGCGAGCCAGACGAAGCGGACGCGGGCACCGTGGTCGAATCCGCGGACCCGCACGAGGTTCACGGGCCGGCCGACGACCAAGGTGACACGGAGCGCCCGACCGCGAGAGATGTACAATCGGCGCGAGAGGGACGGGAAGAACGGAAGACCCGAGAGGCAGGAAAGACGAGTTCCGAGCAGTCGGAATCGGACACCACCGATTCACCTGAACCGGAATCGTCGACTAGAGAGACGACCACGTCGGCAACACAGCCTTCCCAAACGTCACCGCCGCCGACACCGCCCCGCAAGTACGACCTTGCGCCGGGACCGGAGGCGACAGAGCAGTCGTCACTCGACACCGGACCCGCAGAGTCGTCGGCCTCCGCGACCGATTCGACACCCGCAACCGAACCGTCGCCGTCGACAGGTGAATCCGAATCGTCGCCGCCGACCGAATCTACTCCGTCGCAGTCGCCATCGGGGCGCATCAGTGCCCCGACAACCCAGCGCGACCTCTCGGGCGGTGAAGCGAACCTCACACCCGAATTCGAGTCGCTGCCGTCGATGCGCATCCTCGGCCAACTGCTCGACACCTACATCGTCGCGGAGACGAGTGAGGGGTTAGTCCTCGTGGACCAGCACGCCGCCGACGAGCGGGTGAACTACGAGCGTCTGAAGAACGAAGTCGAAGGCGATACGCCGACACAGGCACTCGCCGAACCGGTCGAACTGGAACTGACAGCCCGTGAGGCGGCGCTGTTCGAGGAGTACCGCGAGGCGCTGGCGCAGGTCGGCTTCCACGCCGGACGGACCGGCGAGCGAACCGTCTCGGTTCGAACCGTTCCGGCTGTGTTCGACGCGGCGCTCGACCCCGGACTCCTCCGCGACGCGCTGACGGCGTTCGTCCGCGAGGAGGCCGACGGCGGCCAGAAGACGGTCGACGCCGTCGCCGACGAACTCCTCGCCGACCTCGCGTGTTACCCGTCGATTACGGGCAACACGTCGCTCCGCGAGGGGTCGGTGCTCGACCTCTTGTCGGCGCTCGACGACTGCGAGAATCCCTACGCCTGCCCGCACGGGCGACCGGTCGTCATCGAGTTCGACCGGGACGAAATCGAATCACGGTTCGAGCGCGACTACCCCGGTCACGGAGGCCGGCGCGCCGAAGAGTGA
- the mutS gene encoding DNA mismatch repair protein MutS codes for MTTQGIVGQFLSLKEETDADLLAMQCGDFYEFFADDAETVGRELDLKVSQKSSHGSSYPMAGVPLNDLTPYLKALVERGYRVAVADQYETESGDLRRQITRVVTPGTLLETSRADAQFLAAVVTGSDGVGLAFADITTGQFLVTEAKTVDDAAAELYRFAPVEVLPGPDLRTDDETLSRLREATDASFSLFSTEAFAPGRARHAVREQFGESTVESVGLDSELATRAAGGILAYVEETGAGVLRSMTRLQVYHPSDLLELDATTQRNLELTETMHGDRSGSLFDTIDHTVTSPGGRLLREWLTRPRRDRDELSRRLDAVQSLASAALARERVREVLDGAYDLERLASRAASGSAGANDLLSVRDTLDVLPALTDAIEGTELADSPLAEVVSRPDGDAAAGLQAELADALAEDPPKTVTQGGLFQKGYDDELDGLIERHESAKSWLDTLADREKRQHGLSHVTVDRNKTDGYYIQVGKSVADQVPEHYRQIKTLKNSKRFVTEELEEKEREVLRLEEARGDLEYELFQDLRERVAAHAELLQDVGRTIAEVDALASLATHAAGNGWTRPELTDAGPLRIEAGRHPVVETTTEFVPNDLHMDRERGFLIVTGPNMSGKSTYMRQAALITLLAQVGSFVPARSATIGVVDGIYTRVGALDELAQGRSTFMVEMQELSNILHSATEDSLVILDEVGRGTATYDGISIAWAATEYLHNEVQAKTLFATHYHELTTLADHLDRVANVHVAADERDGDVTFLRTVVDGPTDRSYGIHVADLAGVPRPVVDRAGDVLDRLRDEKAIEAKGSGSAEPVQAVFDVGSGQMKVAESDGSPANGSMEHSTRDDSAAGAPGNGQIGANSGLEFEPGSEPGPELDPETEAVLDELQSTDVNATSPLDLMAKVQAWQSKLENEE; via the coding sequence ATGACTACTCAGGGAATCGTCGGACAGTTCCTCTCGTTGAAAGAGGAGACCGACGCCGACCTGCTCGCCATGCAGTGCGGTGACTTCTACGAGTTTTTCGCTGACGACGCCGAGACGGTCGGACGCGAACTCGACCTCAAAGTGTCCCAGAAGTCGTCGCACGGGTCGTCGTACCCGATGGCGGGCGTGCCACTGAACGACCTGACGCCCTACCTCAAGGCGCTGGTCGAGCGTGGCTACCGGGTCGCCGTCGCCGACCAGTACGAGACAGAATCGGGTGACCTCCGCCGACAGATTACGCGCGTCGTCACACCCGGCACGCTCCTCGAAACCTCGCGCGCCGACGCGCAGTTCCTCGCCGCCGTCGTGACCGGCAGCGACGGTGTTGGACTCGCATTCGCCGACATCACGACCGGGCAGTTCCTCGTCACCGAAGCCAAGACCGTCGACGACGCCGCGGCCGAACTCTACCGCTTTGCACCCGTGGAGGTCCTTCCCGGCCCCGACCTCCGAACCGACGACGAGACGCTCTCGCGCCTGCGCGAGGCCACGGACGCCTCCTTCTCGCTCTTTTCGACCGAAGCGTTCGCACCGGGGCGTGCCCGCCACGCCGTCCGCGAACAGTTCGGCGAATCCACCGTCGAGAGCGTCGGTCTCGACTCGGAACTGGCAACCCGCGCGGCGGGCGGCATTCTCGCCTACGTCGAAGAGACGGGCGCTGGCGTCCTGCGGTCGATGACGCGGTTGCAGGTGTACCACCCGAGCGACCTGCTCGAACTCGACGCGACCACCCAGCGGAACCTCGAACTCACAGAGACGATGCACGGCGACCGCTCGGGGTCGCTTTTCGACACCATCGACCACACCGTCACCTCGCCGGGCGGTCGCCTGCTCCGCGAGTGGCTCACCCGCCCGCGACGCGACCGAGATGAGCTTTCGCGTCGACTCGACGCCGTCCAGTCGCTCGCGTCCGCAGCTCTCGCCCGCGAGCGCGTCCGAGAGGTACTTGACGGGGCTTACGACCTCGAACGACTCGCCTCGCGCGCCGCCTCGGGAAGCGCAGGGGCGAACGACCTGCTTTCCGTCCGCGACACGCTCGATGTCCTCCCCGCGCTCACCGACGCCATCGAAGGAACCGAACTCGCCGACTCACCGCTTGCCGAAGTCGTTTCTCGGCCTGATGGGGATGCCGCGGCGGGACTGCAAGCCGAACTCGCCGACGCGCTCGCCGAGGACCCGCCGAAGACGGTCACGCAAGGCGGCTTGTTCCAGAAAGGCTACGACGACGAACTCGACGGACTCATCGAGCGACACGAATCCGCGAAGTCGTGGCTCGACACCCTCGCCGACCGCGAAAAGCGCCAACACGGGCTTTCACACGTCACGGTCGACCGGAACAAGACGGACGGCTACTACATTCAGGTCGGGAAGTCCGTCGCCGACCAGGTACCGGAGCACTACCGGCAGATAAAGACGCTCAAGAACTCGAAGCGATTCGTCACCGAGGAGTTAGAGGAAAAAGAGCGCGAGGTGCTTCGACTCGAAGAAGCCCGCGGCGATTTGGAGTACGAACTCTTTCAGGACCTCCGCGAGCGAGTCGCCGCACACGCCGAACTGCTGCAGGACGTGGGCCGAACCATCGCCGAAGTCGACGCGCTAGCGTCTCTCGCTACCCACGCCGCCGGAAACGGCTGGACCCGCCCGGAACTCACCGATGCCGGACCGCTCCGCATCGAGGCCGGTCGCCACCCCGTCGTAGAGACGACGACCGAGTTCGTCCCGAACGACCTGCACATGGACCGCGAGCGCGGCTTTCTCATCGTCACCGGACCGAACATGTCCGGGAAATCGACCTACATGCGACAAGCGGCGCTCATTACGCTTCTCGCGCAGGTCGGCAGTTTCGTCCCCGCCCGGTCTGCGACCATCGGCGTCGTCGACGGCATTTACACCCGCGTGGGTGCGCTGGACGAACTCGCACAGGGTCGGTCCACGTTTATGGTCGAGATGCAGGAACTCTCGAACATCCTCCACTCGGCGACCGAAGATTCGCTCGTTATCCTCGACGAAGTCGGCCGCGGGACTGCAACCTACGACGGAATCTCTATCGCGTGGGCCGCGACAGAGTATCTGCACAACGAGGTGCAGGCGAAGACGCTCTTTGCGACTCACTACCACGAACTGACGACGCTCGCCGACCACCTCGACCGCGTGGCGAACGTCCACGTCGCCGCGGACGAGCGAGATGGTGACGTGACGTTCCTCCGAACCGTCGTCGATGGCCCGACAGACCGGAGTTACGGGATTCACGTCGCCGACCTCGCGGGGGTTCCGCGCCCCGTCGTAGACCGCGCTGGCGACGTACTCGACCGACTCCGCGACGAGAAGGCCATCGAGGCGAAAGGCTCCGGGTCGGCCGAACCCGTACAGGCCGTCTTCGACGTGGGAAGCGGACAGATGAAAGTCGCCGAAAGCGACGGCAGTCCCGCAAACGGGTCCATGGAACACTCGACACGAGACGATTCGGCGGCTGGCGCACCCGGAAACGGACAGATTGGTGCCAACTCCGGCCTCGAATTCGAACCCGGTTCCGAACCCGGCCCCGAACTCGACCCCGAGACCGAAGCCGTCCTCGACGAACTGCAATCGACCGACGTGAATGCCACATCACCCCTCGACTTGATGGCGAAGGTGCAGGCGTGGCAGTCGAAACTGGAGAATGAAGAATGA